The region AGCTGCGCCGACGTGCCCACCTTGCTCGTGGGCGCGGTCACCGGCACCCCGAGCTCGTTGGCGAGGGTCTGCGCGAGGGGCAGCTCCGGAGGTCTCGCGTCGGCGCCGGAGTAGCAGGAGATGAGGCGCACCGGTTCGCCGTGGTAGCCGGGATTGCTCCGGATGGCGTCCGCGATGTGGGTGGGGTTCACCTCGAAGTCCGTCAGGGTCTTTCCGGCCGCATTCACGCGCCCGGGGACGAAGACGCCCTCGTTCGTACCGTGGATGACCACATCGTGCACGCCCGGGACACGGGCGACCCGTTGGAGGTTGTTCAGGGTGCGCTCGTCATAGCCCACCGTCGTACTGTTCTGCCCGAAGTAGACCGGGTCGCCGGAGATCAGGTCGTAGTCGCCCGGTTTGAGCGGTGCCACGGGGATGTTCGAGTCCGGTGACTGAAACAGCTTCCACGTACGGGACTTGCCCATCGCGTCGAGGTCCGCGCTGCTCAGCCGGAGCCCGCCCAGCAGGCTCTGCAGGCCGCCGTTCTCGGCGACGACCTTGAGGGTGCCGCCGCCCGCTCCCAAGCCGCCGCCGAAGACCATCCCGTAGAGCGCGGCGTCGGTCGCTTCGTCGAGGTTGAGGCTGCTGCTCTGGCCGGTGGCGATCGCGATGGGTTGGGTGACGGCGAGGTCGACGGTGATGGATTCGACGCCGGCGATGGCGGCGGTGGCAAGTGTGGTGCCGGCGATGGTGGCGACCTCGGCGGTGACGGTCACGCCCAGGGTGGCGGAGAGGTCCACGATCTCGGCGGTGGCCGCGGCCGCGGCGGCTTCGGTGAGTCCTGCGGTGAAGAAGGCGAGGGCTGTGCCGGCGACGATGGTGCCGCCGACGATCTCCAGCTTGTGTTCCAACTGCTTCACCGCGCTGTGGACGCTGTCGGCGTATTGGTCGAGGGCGGTGGCCAGGTCGCGGGCGCCGTCGATCATGTCCTGGAGCCAGCCGCGATTGCCGTAGTAGTAGCGGCGCCAGAACGGGTCGTCGAAGGCGGAGATGGCCTTGCCGGTGTTGTTCTCGATCAGGGTGCGGGCGGTGGTGTTCGCCGCGGCGGTGAGTGTCTCCACGTCGTCGGCGAAGGTCCGCCATGCGGTGGCGGCGTCGCGCAGGCCGCCTTCGTCGGCGTCCGGCCACCACATGCCGGTCAGTTTCATGACGATCTTCTTGGCTTCGTCGGCGACGCTCACTGCAGGTCTCCGCCGCCGGTGTGCGGGGGAGGCTCCGGTTTCGGCCCGTTCCTGCTGAACATCGACCGGATCAGTTGCTCGTTGCCTATGTGGCCGTCCGCCATGTCGGCCATCGCGTCGTGGATGCTGGCCAGGCCGAGCGCCAGGACCTCGGCCGCCATCGTCATGCTGGTCACGTTCGGCACGTACTGGTCCTGGAACTGCTTGCCCTGGTCGTCCCCGCCCCACGGGGAGCCGGCCGCGGCCAGACCGCCCTGGAGCTTGACCAGGGCCGTCGCCAGGTCCGAACTGTGCGTGAGGAACTGCGGTGCCGTCGCCTGCAGGTCGGTGAGCTTGATGTCGAGTATCTGGTCGTCGCCGGCGTCGCCCATGCGCCATCCACCCCCATGAATCAATGATTCCCCCGGAGCAGCAGCTGATCAACAGCTTTTGCCTACCGCCACTCTGGTCGAGCGCGCATGGCTCCGGGCAAGAACCGCGACAAGCAGGAGAAGCATGGCCCGAACAGTGGCTTCGCTGGCTTGTGTTCAGCGATGTGCCGTCTGGCGCAGGGCTTGAGGACTGTAATGGCCGTCAATTTCCCGGCTACGCGTGTCCAGGGCAGAAGCCGGCTCGGCACCCCTGCGTCCTGGGTCTCAGCTCTGGTCTCATTCAGCCGCGTCCAGGGGCATCCGGAGCCCGCCCAGATGCCTGCTCCGTCGCAGGTCAGAACAACTCCGCTTCCTCCTGTACAGCATCGTGGACAGTTGGAAAGCGTGTTGGGGGCAACCCCTCACGAGTTCGAATCTCGTATCCTCCGCCAGTGCCTCACCGGGCACAACTCGATGGGCCCCTCGTTCGCGAGGGGCCCATCGACGTTTGGGGGTTGCACGGGCGGTGCAGTCGGGTCCGGGCGGGCGATCGTCGGGCCGTTTCCCGGGCGACCTTTCCGTCCGCACGGTACAAACGTGATCGTTTCCCTGCCGCGGCCCATCCTCTTCTTTGACGTTGACGGACTGCTCATTGCCTACGTGGGGACACGGGAGCAGTACCCGGACGGTTGGAACCGTCTGACGAGCCCGAGCCAGCTGGCTTGCAGTGGAAGACCCGCACGCTTCTGGGGTGGGCGGCCGATCGGCTCTTGGTGTGGATTGACGACAAGATCACCGACGCGACCGCACCTGCGCTGAAGCGCACTACCCGCCCCGGGCCCTCCTGCACCGCGTTGAGCAGACTCGCCCCAGGAGAGCAGCCACGATGCGGCAGTACGAACCGTGGAAACGATCGCCGTGCTCTCCGAGGCGGTAGCCAACATGCCCTCGCAGCGGTTGACACAGCATTGCGCGTAGCGATCCTTCAGGGCTAGATCGATACCTTTCCGCGAGAGGCCGAGGAGCTAGCTCTGCCGCAGGCCGAGCGCCCATGCCGAGTCACAATACTCTGGCCCTGTATGTCGTCGTCGTGCCACCAAACATAGTTCACTCGATGGGGCTGGATCCAGCAGAAATCCCCCAAGTGCAGCTGCTGCGCCTCATGATTTTTCGCAGGCTCGATCTGGCGAAGCGAGAGGAAAATCATGCACGATGTCTTCACCCTCATCAGTGAAAGAGTTATGCGTGACTGCGGCGGGGAGCCCATCTGTGCGCATGTCGGCGATGTTCAGGCGTGTGTGATCAAGAACCACTCCTCATATCAGATGTTGCGTGAGAAAATTCGACTTGGCCGATCTAAATCCGTAGCAAGCTTGCGCCTCTGGGAGTCGGTGGGCACATTGGCGCGAGAAAGCGATCAACAGGATCGCGAGAAATGGTTGATGATCCTACTGGATCTTCTGACCCCATACTTTGGGGGATGGTCGAAAGAGTTGGCACGAAAATGGCATTATGAGGTCACTGACATCAGATCCGCGATGGTAGAAGGAGCCCTGGAGGCATGGGCTTCCGCGGCTTGCGGAATGGCTTCCAAGGAACTCCTCGACACCATGATGAATCGTGCGTTCACCAGTGCTCGTGGCCTGGTGGAAGCGGGAAGGTTGGAAACGTGCACGGCACGTGTGACGTATTTGATTGCCGATGCCGCGCATGAGGAAGATTGCACGCTTCGCGCATCGTCGATCGTTGACGCTACCACGGTGCTGGATCCGGATACCGATGAGAGGATTCGCGGCGAGCGTGCAGGAGCTCTATGGCAACGAATGGGTGCCATGGATCACGTCAAAATCTTTCACGAAAAAGTCCGCCGTGGTTGCCGTGACGAGGCAGATGCACCCGCCATCGCCCCTGCGCAGTTGGGGCGCTCTTGGGTGGACGGGATTAATCTTTACTATCGAGTTTCTGATTTCCTGCCGCAATACATCGGTTTCGGCGAGGCGGCCAGTACTATTGGCCTGTCTGAATCGCAAGCATCAAAGATGGCCGGTAAGGGTTCTCTCCCCTTCGGGGTGCTCTGGATTGGTAATAGCCGAGTCGTGTCGGTCAAGTCACTTATGCGTGTCTTGGGAATCCAAGACTCCATCGTGCATCCCGATGATGTGGAGAATGGGGCTTCCCATGTCGGGTGAGAATAGAAAATTGACGGTTGACCATACAGGTGCCTGAATCCCCCCCGGAGGACGGGATCACCGATCCCTTCGGGTGCGAAGGCGCGATCTCGTGAGGAAGGTGAGCGGGTGCAGCCGCGACGGCATCCGGACGAAGATGGTGCTGACCGATGTTGGTCCGGTCGGGTTGAACGCGCCCCGGGGTTGGAGGGGCAGCTTCGAGCCGACGGACTCCGCACCGTCTCCCGGCGATGAGGGCTACGGCCGCCCCCTCCGGGATCGCTGCGATCAGCGACCGTCTCGCGGACTTGCTCACCACTGGTGGGTCTCCCACCACGGCGACGTCGCGTACGCCGAGGCTCTCGCCTACGGGCCGGCGTCGAGATGGCGCGTCAAGCAGCCCGACGAGCATGGTCGGCGTCATTCACCGAGTCGCAAAAGAGAGCGTCGCGCTACGGCCTGCTTGACTTCGGAACATATTCCGAAGTAAGCTCGGCTCATGTCCACTCTGACCGTTTCGTTCTCCGACCTGTCGAAGAACTCCAAGCGGGTTGCCGACACTGTCGAGCGTGCCCAGCGCGTTCACGTGACGCGTCGGGACGGCGAGGACCTGTACCTCACCACCGAGCGCCATGACCGTCAGCGCGAGGAGACCGCCGACGTCACTGCGCGGCTGTTCGCGGCCTTGATCAGCAGTGACGAAGGCGCGCGCGCGATTCTGCTGGCCCTGCCCGAGGTCTTCCCGTGGACCCGGCACCTTTCGACGGAGGAGGTCCGCGAGTTCGTCGTCGACCTGGTGAACGCGACCCATGACGCCGCGGAACTGGACGTGCACACCAACCTGCACCGGGTCATCGTCGAATGGCGTGCCACCGCCAGGATTCTCGCGGACCCTGAACTTACGGCGCGGCTGACCGCTCCGCTTCCGGACGAGGACCACGGCGAGGTACCTGCTCCATGAGCCCCAAGCGCGGCGACGACGTTCCGCCACCGCCGGTCAGCAGCGAATGGCGCCTCCGATTCGCCACGAACGATGCAGCCAAAGGCTGGGGCGACCTGTGTACCGAGGCTCCGGGCAACACCCGGCGCTGCTATGAGGCGCTGCGCGCCGACCCGGCTTCCATAAAGGACCCCGACCGCCAGCACAGACTCCGCGGACGACTGGGCACTGCCACCCTCGGTGGCACGGAATACCCGCAGTGGGAGTACGAGGTCACCGCCGGCGGCCGCGTCCGCTATCTCATCGACCAAGCACGCCGGACCGTGCATCTCGTCTACGCCTCCACCCGGCACCCCAAGGACACCGACAGCTGAATCCGTCGATCCGCACGCGAGCGAACGGGTTTCACCTCGATGCGCGATGCCCGGCGCGCGCTCAACGGGCCATCTCCTGGGCGGGCGGTGCGCTTCGGTCACTGCCCGGAAGGAATCTGCGAAGTCCGGTCTCAGTTCTGGTCTCATTCGAGCCCGTTCATCGGCGTCCGTTTGCTCTTCGCCCGACCACTCTATTGCAGGTCAGGACGCCCCCGCCTCTCCGGGGATACCAAGGCGACCCGTTGGAAGGCGTGTTGGGGGCAACCCCTCACGAGTTCGAATCTCGTATCCTCCGCCAGTGCCTCACCGGGCACGACGTCGGTGGCCCCCGCTGCCCGCAGCGGGGGCCACCGACGTCGCATAGGTGCCCTGGTGGCGCTGGGCGGCTCCGGGTGGCCGGGTCAGGCGTCGTCGCCGAGTAGAACCATGCGAGCGCCGCTTCCTAGCGGAGCCCAGGCGTTGCTTGCGCCGGACCGCCTCGGCGGCCACGAGCCGGCGGCGGTCCCGCGTTCGTGCTTGCCAGGGCGCGCAGGACGTGGGCGATGAGGGTGTCGAGGTAGTCGGGGTCCGGCATGCCGAGGTGGAGGGCCATGCGGTGGTAGAGCGGGCCGTACAGCAGGTCCAGTGCCACGTCGAGGTCTGCGTCCACCGGGAGTTCGCCTGCGTCCTGGGCGCGGCGGATGCGTTGTTTGAACGTGGCGATGCGCGGCCGGATGAGGCGTTCGCGGAGGTCGTTGGCGAGGTCGGGGTCGTGCAGTGCCTCGGCGATCAGTCCGGTGGCGGGTGAGGTGAACGGCGGGGTGAGGATGCTGATGACCTCGGCCAGCAGGACGTGCAGGTCGGCGGCCAGGTCGCCGCTGTCCGGCGGGTCGGCTGCGACGGTCGCGGTCTGGTCGAGGAGGTCCAGGACGATGGCGCCTCTGGACGGCCACCACCGGTAGATGGTCATCTTGCCCACTCCGGCACGGGTGGCGATGGCCTCGATGGTCAGCCGCCCGTAGCCGTTCTCCCGGCAGAGTTCCTCGGTGGCGGCGAGGATCGCCCGGCGGCTGCGCTCGCTGCGGCGCGCCGCGTCCGGCTTCTTGGGCATGCAGTCAGCATAGACGAACGAGACGGAACGTCTCGTCTTGACGCGACGTCGACTCCTCGGCCATGCTCTGGCGAGACGAAACGTATCGTCTCATCCGTGCATCGAGCCGGACCAAGGAGGACGGCGTGACCGCCGGAGCAGCCGCTCTCGACCAGGTCACACCAGCAGCCCTCCGTTCACCCGCATGTGGCTGCGATCTTCGGTCAGGGTCCACGTCCTTGGAGGTTTCGTGCCCGTCGGCTATCTGATCACCGTGGCGCTCATCGCCTGGTGCACCTTCTTCGCCGTTGTCTCCCCGCGTCGGCCCGGCCCGGTGGCGAGCATGAGCTTCGTCTTCGGTCTGCTCCCCAACGAGTTGCCGTTCGTGGCCATATACGCCCTGGTGGCCTCCACCGCACTCGCCGCGGCCCAGGGTGACCTGGGGTCGGCGGGCGCCCGGGCGGTGGTCGGGGTGGCCGCCGCCACCGTCGTCGGGCTGGCCGTCGCCGCCTGGCGCGGCGTGCGGTCGGACCGGGCCGTCGGGCAGGCCCTCCGGGAAGGGCTGGGGGCCGGCTGGCGGAATCACGTGCAGGCGCCGCCGCGCCGCCACCGGGCCTGGGCCCGCATCCTGCTGCTGCCGCCACCGGGCCTCCTGCGACCGCGCGGCGTGGAGCGGATCGCCAACATCCGCTACGGGGACGCCGGGCGCCGCAATCTGCTCGACCTCTACCGCCGCCGCCGCGACGCGCCGGACGACGCTCCGGTCCTGATCTACTTCCACGGCGGCCACTACTCCAGCGGCGCGAAGAGCCGCGAGGGGCGTCCCCTGCTGCACCGGCTGGCCGGACAGGGATGGGTGTGCATCAGCGCCAACTACCGGCTGCGGCCCCAGACCACCTTCCCCGGCCACCAGATCGACGCCAAGAAGGTCATCGCCTGGGTCCGCGAGTACGGCTCCGGGTACGGCGCCGATCCGTCGAGGGTGTTCGTGGCGGGCGGCTCGGCCGGCGCCAACATGGCGGCTCATTGCGCGCTCACCCCGAACGACCCGGCGTTCCAGCCCGGCTTCGAGGACGCCGACACCTCGGTGACCGCCGCGATCTGCTTCTACGGCTACTACGGCCACTTCTTCGGCGAGCAGCCCGACGAGACGCCGCCGCAGGAACAGCCCTACCGGTACCTCAATGCCGGCGCGCCGCCGTTCCTGATCGTCCACGGCACCCGGGACCCGCTGGGCACCGTCGAGGGCGCCCGGAGCTTCGTCGGCCGGCTGCGCGACGTATCGCACAACGCCGTGGTCATCGCCGAACTGCCCGGCGGACAGCACGTGATGGACCTCTACCACTCGCCGCGCTCCGAGGCGATCGTGGACGGCGCCGAAGCCTTCGCCGGCTGGGTCCTGTCCTCGCCCAGGTCGCCGGGCCCCACCCCGCACACCGCCACCGCCGATGCCGCCACCGCGACCGGCCCGCACGCTCGGAAGCCGGACTCGCCGGCCGGCTCCTCCTGAAAGGCGCACCACCCATGTATGCAGTCAGGCTCCACGAGTACGGGCCCCCCGAGAACCTCCGGTACGAGCAGATCACCCCACCGGCCCCCGGCGAGGGGCAGGTCCGCATAGACGTCCGGGCCAGCGGCGTCCACGTCATAGAGACGAGGCTGCGGTCGGGCCGCGGAATCGGACCTCATCCCGCCCCCGCGCTGCCCGTCGTGCTGGGCGGCGAGGTCGCCGGCATCGTGGGCGCGCTGGGCCCGGGCGTAGACGAGAGCTGGCTGGGCCGCCCGGTGGTCGGCACCCTTGATGCCCACGGCGGCTACGCCGAGCAGGCGGTGGCCGCAGTCGAGGCTCTGCACCGCATCCCCGATCGGATGGCAGCGGACACCGCGGTGGCGATGATCACCACCGGCTCGACCGCGCTCGGACTTCTCGACGTCGCCGAGGCCGAGCCCGGGGACGTCGCGCTGGTCACGTCGGCGGCCGGCGGCGTCGGAGCCCTGCTCATCCAGGCGCTGCACCGCCAGGGCGTCACCGTCGTCGGCGTGGCCGGCGGCCCGGAGAAGGCGCGGCAGGCCACGTCACTTGGTGCCGACATCGCCGCCGACTACCGTGACCCGGACTGGCCGCACGCGGTCCGCGATGCCCTCAGCGACAAAGAGATCGGCATCGTGTTCGACGGCGTCGGAGGGACCACCGGCCGCCAGGCGTTCGACCTTCTCGGCTCCGGGGGGAAGTTCCTCCTGCACGGCTGGTCATCGGGCACGGCCACCCAGCTCACCACCGACGACGTCATCGGGCACGCGAGCACCGTGATCTGGGCGATCGGCCCCCAGTTGCTGCGACGCGCCGGCACCATGAAGGAACTGCAGGCCCGCGCGATCCAGGCAGCCGCCGACGGCGGACTCGAACCACTGGTCAAGCGCTACCCGCTCGATCGTGCCGCTGACGCCCACGCCGATCTGGAGGGCCGCCGCGCGGTGGGCAAGATCGTCCTCGTCCCCGCCGCAACAGCCGCCGACTCCCCGGCCGACGCGCAGGCCGGCAGCCGCCCCGGTCGCTAGAACGAGCACTGTTGGAGACGCTGCGCGCGCTGCCCCGGGCGACGGCACGCGCCGAGCCCATCCGGCGCGATCGCGGTGACGGCCGCCGAACGACCCGCACCGTGCGCGCGTTGACCGTCATCGACTGGGCCTGGACTTCGCGCACTTGGCTGAGGCCACGCGGGTGCACCGAAGCCGGCG is a window of Streptomyces sp. NBC_01477 DNA encoding:
- a CDS encoding prevent-host-death family protein; the encoded protein is MSTLTVSFSDLSKNSKRVADTVERAQRVHVTRRDGEDLYLTTERHDRQREETADVTARLFAALISSDEGARAILLALPEVFPWTRHLSTEEVREFVVDLVNATHDAAELDVHTNLHRVIVEWRATARILADPELTARLTAPLPDEDHGEVPAP
- a CDS encoding alpha/beta hydrolase yields the protein MPVGYLITVALIAWCTFFAVVSPRRPGPVASMSFVFGLLPNELPFVAIYALVASTALAAAQGDLGSAGARAVVGVAAATVVGLAVAAWRGVRSDRAVGQALREGLGAGWRNHVQAPPRRHRAWARILLLPPPGLLRPRGVERIANIRYGDAGRRNLLDLYRRRRDAPDDAPVLIYFHGGHYSSGAKSREGRPLLHRLAGQGWVCISANYRLRPQTTFPGHQIDAKKVIAWVREYGSGYGADPSRVFVAGGSAGANMAAHCALTPNDPAFQPGFEDADTSVTAAICFYGYYGHFFGEQPDETPPQEQPYRYLNAGAPPFLIVHGTRDPLGTVEGARSFVGRLRDVSHNAVVIAELPGGQHVMDLYHSPRSEAIVDGAEAFAGWVLSSPRSPGPTPHTATADAATATGPHARKPDSPAGSS
- a CDS encoding TetR/AcrR family transcriptional regulator, with translation MPKKPDAARRSERSRRAILAATEELCRENGYGRLTIEAIATRAGVGKMTIYRWWPSRGAIVLDLLDQTATVAADPPDSGDLAADLHVLLAEVISILTPPFTSPATGLIAEALHDPDLANDLRERLIRPRIATFKQRIRRAQDAGELPVDADLDVALDLLYGPLYHRMALHLGMPDPDYLDTLIAHVLRALASTNAGPPPARGRRGGPAQATPGLR
- a CDS encoding zinc-binding dehydrogenase, translating into MYAVRLHEYGPPENLRYEQITPPAPGEGQVRIDVRASGVHVIETRLRSGRGIGPHPAPALPVVLGGEVAGIVGALGPGVDESWLGRPVVGTLDAHGGYAEQAVAAVEALHRIPDRMAADTAVAMITTGSTALGLLDVAEAEPGDVALVTSAAGGVGALLIQALHRQGVTVVGVAGGPEKARQATSLGADIAADYRDPDWPHAVRDALSDKEIGIVFDGVGGTTGRQAFDLLGSGGKFLLHGWSSGTATQLTTDDVIGHASTVIWAIGPQLLRRAGTMKELQARAIQAAADGGLEPLVKRYPLDRAADAHADLEGRRAVGKIVLVPAATAADSPADAQAGSRPGR
- a CDS encoding WXG100-like domain-containing protein, which encodes MSVADEAKKIVMKLTGMWWPDADEGGLRDAATAWRTFADDVETLTAAANTTARTLIENNTGKAISAFDDPFWRRYYYGNRGWLQDMIDGARDLATALDQYADSVHSAVKQLEHKLEIVGGTIVAGTALAFFTAGLTEAAAAAATAEIVDLSATLGVTVTAEVATIAGTTLATAAIAGVESITVDLAVTQPIAIATGQSSSLNLDEATDAALYGMVFGGGLGAGGGTLKVVAENGGLQSLLGGLRLSSADLDAMGKSRTWKLFQSPDSNIPVAPLKPGDYDLISGDPVYFGQNSTTVGYDERTLNNLQRVARVPGVHDVVIHGTNEGVFVPGRVNAAGKTLTDFEVNPTHIADAIRSNPGYHGEPVRLISCYSGADARPPELPLAQTLANELGVPVTAPTSKVGTSAQLGLNQTPTIGNNGYWRIYLPMAQ
- a CDS encoding WXG100 family type VII secretion target, producing MGDAGDDQILDIKLTDLQATAPQFLTHSSDLATALVKLQGGLAAAGSPWGGDDQGKQFQDQYVPNVTSMTMAAEVLALGLASIHDAMADMADGHIGNEQLIRSMFSRNGPKPEPPPHTGGGDLQ